One genomic region from Homalodisca vitripennis isolate AUS2020 chromosome 6, UT_GWSS_2.1, whole genome shotgun sequence encodes:
- the LOC124365326 gene encoding uncharacterized protein LOC124365326, with translation MIRFLHYLVYEAKKLDSIKVTFPVRGHSYMECDKNMGLVNTKSKAELPSDWIEVFENARKNPFPFKVVSIDNQFCRQWTKFLDTLYMKKCPFATRTIKELKISKEGNGNEQKLMLRSSYYAAWDKCSILPKKKTHSSTVCAENEFLMPEKSYDGPLPIKKAKYNDLKDLKIFCSSAAKEYFTNLPHLDE, from the exons ATGAtaagatttttacattatcttgttTATGAAGCAAAGAAACTTGACTCCATCAAAGTAACATTCCCTGTGCGTGGCCATTCATACATGGAATGCGACAAGAATATGGGGCTTGTCAACACAAAATCTAAGGCAGAACTTCCTTCAGATTGgattgaagtttttgaaaatgctaGAAAGAACCCTTTTCCCTTTAAAGTTGTGAGTATTGACAATCAATTCTGTAGACAGTGGACAAAATTCTTGGacacattatatatgaaaaaatgccCATTTGCTACAAGGACTATAAAGGAGCTTAAAATTTCCAAGGAAGGCAAtggtaatgaacaaaaattgatGCTGAGGAGTTCTTACTATGCAGCGTGGGACAAATGTTCAATCCTGCCAAAGAAAAAAACCCATTCTTCAACAGTATGTGCTGAAAATGAATTTCTAATGCCAGAAAAATCTTATGATg gtCCACTGCCTATCAAGAAGGCCAAATACAATGACTTGaaagatttaaagatattttgtagtaGTGCTGCCAAAGAATACTTCACCAATCTTCCccatttggatgaataa